The following DNA comes from Mesorhizobium sp. B2-1-8.
CCATCGCGACCAGATCATTTGCACGTCAAAGCGCACGTCGGCACGACGTATAAGCGCGCCCTCCCTCGAAAAAATCTCGGGATGGACCAGCCCGTCCCGGGCTGTCTCGGCAACCCTGAAGCCTTCCGGCAGACGCTCGCCTATCATCATCCGATCGAAAACCGACGGAGACAGCCATGCGCAAACCACGGGACTTCGACGCCGAACTGAAGGCACTGGAAGACAAGGCGCGAGAACTCAAGACGCGAAAGGTACAGCAGCTTGGTGAACTGTTGATCGCCACCGGCGCCGATCAACTCGGCACCGACGAACTGGCTGGCGCGCTGGTCGCTATCGCCGAAACCAAAGACCCCGCAAAGCGTGAGGCATGGGCCAAGCGTGGGGCGATGTTTTTCGAGAGCGGGTCTCGGCGAACTGCTTCGGGATCTCCGCGTAACCCTCGTAGCGCTCCAGCGCAACCGGACGGCACACAATGGCCAGCAAGCAGCACAGGCTCGGCATGACATGCGCACATGGCAGGTCGAGCGACGCAAGCGAACCCGGCATCTGATCGAACTCGGCGGTCTCGTCGTCAAGGCAGGCATCGTCGAACTTACCAATGACGATCGCGCCGTCACCTACGGAGCGATGCTCTGGATCGCCGCCAAGCTGCAGGGCAATGAAGGCAGCCACGCGCGGGACCTATGGATCGCGAAGGGAAAGCTGGCGTTCGATACGGAACGGCAAGAAGAGCAAAAGGGTCGGCGAACGTAGCTGTGATTGGCGCGGCGGCGGGCGGTGCGGAGACCTCAAATATCGCAGCGCCGCCCGCTTCGCGTCAGCAGTCGATTCTAAGCTCCAGAACCTCGGAGGTCGCGATTGGGGCCAGAAGCGGACATGCAGCTTCTGGTAGTCGAGTACGGATTGACGACGGACGGCAGGGGTGATGATACGACGGTCGCCCAGCGCGCCAAGTGAGGATTGACGGACGGAATCCAGGGCAGTGACGAAGGCGGTCGCCTTTAGCCTAGTGGATCAGGTTGAGTCCGTTGGCGAGGATCGTTCAAGATCAAGGATCGGTGGACCAATCGACGGGCTCACCGGACGACGCTACGCTCTGGGACACTCCAAAACGGGGCTGTCTGGTCAATCTTCCCCTCCTTGCGCTACGGGTCTGCTCGCGCACAGAATCGACCGCTGTGATATGCTATTATATAAGTTCGGCAGAGTGGGTTCTGGCAAATTCGTACCGACGGTCTACAATGTCCGTTCTGGTATTGTGCAGAGAGGCGACGATTAGAAATATTCCCGACATGTTGGATGATAAGGTCATGCGGGATTGCTACGATCTCCAGGCCGCGCCCGCGTTCTCTGTTGGGTCCCACGGCCTGCCAGGGCCCGTAATCACCTGGGTCGACTGTCCTCGTGGAGTTCAGATCAGCTCCCAGCCTGCGCCGTATGATGACGCTTTTGGCGTTATGATCAGGCAACGAGCCTCTGAGGTCAGGACCCTCATTATCGACGGACGGAGCATCGAGCCTGGCAAGATGAACAAAGGCACGACCTCGATATTCGATCTTAGACGGTGTCGCTATACGACCGAGATCAGTCCGTTCCGTTTCGTCCACTTCAAATTTCCACGGCCCTTCCTGAATTCAATCGCCGAACAGGAAGGTCGTGACGCCTTGGACCACATCGATTTGGGCGATGCACTTCGTATCGAAGATCCGATTTTCGCCGCGTTGGGCGATCTGATGGAAACTGTTTTTTTGCACACAGAGCGGGCGACCTCCTTTCTAATCGATGATGTGTCGATCGCGGCTGTCTGTCATGTGGTGGACCGCTACTGTTCCACCGGACGGCGCCACCGTCGCAAATCGGAGTGCTTGTCAGCGGTACAGATGCGTCGGGCCTCGGAAATCCTGGACGAAAATCTGCCAGGGACAATCCCGTTGTCGAAAGTCGCTTCAGAGTGCAATTTGCCGCCAGCGTCCTTTCGAAAGGCTTTTAAGGAAAGCTTTGGCGCCTTGCCGAGTGCTTGGCTGGAGCGCAGGCGGATAGACCGAGCGATGAAGCTGCTGCAGGACGACGCATTGGACAGCCGGGCTATTGCAATGATGGCCGGATTCCGGAGCTGTCCGGAAATGAAGCGGGTCTTCGCGAAGCATCTTGGGCAGCAGCCAGGTTGGTTTCGCCCGTCGGCGTTCAGTCGTCATAGAGCTGATGACGCTGCGCCACAGCAAGCGAAAGCTGCCGCGGCGCACCGCAACCGATTGAATTAGCCAGCGCGCTCGCCACGTCCCAGGTTAGACGTCTGCGAGAACAATCACCCAGTGTTGCCTCGGCGCCAATTCCCGGGAGTTGTGCCGACGAATTGACGGAAAACCCGATTGAGGTGGCTAGGGTTGGAAAAGCCGCTTCTCGCAGCGATATCATCCAAATGAATGTCGGAACCTGCCAACAGGGCCTTCGCGCGTTCGACACGCTTGACCAAAATATAGCGATGCGGGGGCATGCTAAATGAGTTGCCAAAGGCACGAGTGAAGTGCCGAACGGACATCGTGCATTCGTTTGCCAACATCTGAAGGGATATCGCGCCGTCGAGGCTTTCTTCGAGAAGCTCGATGACTCGCTTTTCCTGCCAAGCGGTCAGGCCGCCGCCCGTGTGGCACGGCGGCAGCGCTGAACCGCCATAATAGTGGGTGAAATGGGCGGCGACCGCGTGGGTCAGATGGTCGATGAATAGCGGGCTGACCTGGTCTTGCGCTTGAAACGCAGGACAGAAGGTACTGAGCATTTTAGCGAGGATCGGATCGTGTACGATGTCGCCGCTGCGAAGTTGAATATCAATCGAGCGATGCGAAAGCTCGGCGGCAGTCGCTTCCAAGCTCGCTTTTGATATATAAAACAGCACGGCCTCGCAGCTTGAACGAAGATGCAGGGCAAGGTTGTCCTCAAGATCGCAGAAAGAGAAATGTCCCGCCTGGACCGTGTGGCTGCGAAGCCTATCCCGATCGAACACGGTCATGTCTCGCTTGAACGGTGTCAGCGCCAAGGTCAGCACAAGCGCAGCCTCTTGCGGAAGGCATTTAGGATCACCCGCCAAAGGCTTGGTCGTGCGCAGCAGGCTGACCGCCGCTGTACCTCCGCCTGGCGCACCGGATCTTACAAACGGAACAGTGATGGCCTGTGTGGCGCCGACAACATCAGGACCATAGTACCCGCCGGCGCTGCCATCATGTGCCACTGGTGTATCTCAAAATCTGATACGTCTCACCAAATGCCGAAACACTCATCGATTTCAGTTCGCGCGACACCGTCGCGGCGATCGATGATCCGCCGTTCTACACGGAAACCGGCGCTTCGCCAAAGATCTTCAGTTGGAATGAGCTCGATAACAGCCCGATTCTCGTTCTGCGCGGTATCAGAAAATTCCGGTCGTATCGCCATTCCGTAAAAACTCTTGGACGTGCTTTGAGAAGTAGGACGGGTATTGGAACAGTGAACCGTGGCCGGCATCGGGAAAAACCAAAAGCATGGCGTTGGGCAGGTTTTCGACCAAGTAATAGGAATTTTTCACCGAAATCATATCGTCCTTCACGCCGTTGACAACCAAGGTCGGCTGCTTGATCGAACGCAGGTCGGCAAAGCGCTCGCCGGTGAAGGTTTCCCACTCTCGGAACGCTGCAACCTGCGCGGTCGCGACATGCGGGCCAGAGATTGGCTCCCGATCGAATTGCCGAAGGAGCAAGCGCTGGACAAATGCCGTGGCGGCACCCTGACTTTTTTCGCTGCTCGTGAAGAAGATCTTCTTCAGAATATCATAGCCCTTGAGAGTCGGGTCGGCGAAATGAACGGCGAGACTGGGCTTGTCCAGGTGCATGATATCCTCGCCGCCGCGCGGCGCGGTCCCGACCAGGACAAGTTTGCGGGCAAGACTGGGGCGCTTTTTGACCATGTCCATCGCGACCATGCCGCCCAGGGAATAGCCGAGAATGTCCACCGCCTTCAGTTCAAGGGAATCCAGGAACACCAGGACATGGTCGCCCATGGCGCTCACTGTTTTCGGAACCTCTCCCGAGGAGCGGCCAATTCCTGCATTGTCAAAAAGGATGACTTCACGGTGACGAGCCAGCGCAGATGTCACGATCGGGTCCCAATTGTCGAGAGTGCCCGTAAAGTGCTGCAGGCACAATAAGGGGACTGCATCGCCTGATCCAAACCGACGGAACGCGTAGCGCTGAGTGCCGATCTCTACGAACTGCGTAGGCGCGGTCGTAGCTAAAGTGTACTGTTCATCGCTCATGGCCAAATCCAGCTATCGATGGAACGCACCCTAGGGCGCGCCGCTTACGGGCCGTCCGAAATGGTTCAGCTGAATTGCGCGTAACGCAGCTTGTGCGTACGTGAATGGGAGGTCAAGTCGGTAGGCTAGCGCTTTGAACGTAGCGGGGACATGGCGCGCGTTTCTTGGACGAAACTCTAGCCATTTGGATAAACTATCGAGTGCTGACGGAGGCATTCGGCCACCTCAATCTTTGATCGACCGTGGAACAAATCCCGCAAAGGTTCCCCCACTTCTCCTCCGCTCGTCGCTTGGCGTCGTGCCGAACCTGCGCTTGAATGTCCGGGCCAAGTGGCTCTGGTCTGCGTAGCCGCACGCGCGCGCGATTTCGTTGAATGGCAAGGATGTGTGTATAATCATCTCGCGCGCTATCTCAAGGCGCTTGGCCGCGAGCCATTGAAACGGCGCCAAGCCCTTTGATTCCCGAAATGCCCGGGAAAAATGGCGATTAGAGAGCCCGCAGGCGCTTGCGAGTTCAGCGAGGGTAATATCCTCGTCGAGCCGTGACATCAGGATGTCCTGCACCCGTCTTAGCTGCCAGCCGGCAAGGCCGCCGCTGGCGGCTGAAAAGGCGGGAGGATCTTCGGAGTAGCGACTTAGAAGGTGTACCTGTATGCACAGAGCCAGATGATCAATCAGCAACTGAGGCGGGGCTTCCGGCATCCTGAATAGAGTGTCGATAGTTGCCCCGAGGTTCGCAAGGATCTGATCATGGAAACCATAGCCTGGCGGAACAAGCCGGATCTGTTTCTCGCGTGTCGTATCTCGCGCCGCCTGTTCCAGTGCCGCAACGGGCATGTAAACGCGTATCATGTCGAACCGCGGCGACATGGTCATCATGGTCAGGTTCGAAAGGTCATTGATCGAACAGCTGTGGAGGGGCAGCCAGTGACTCTCGACGGCACGGGTTCGGCGAATATTTAGTCCTGCTATCATGGCGCGGTTGATGTGCAGCGAATAGGCGGCTTCAGGGTCGGCGTCGCCAAGCGTCAGTGGACGGTCGGTTTTAAGGAACGAAATTGCAACCGGAGGGGCACCTTCTACAGGCGTTGCCGATATCACGCCCGTTACAGCGGACGGAAACCTCTGCCTTAACCATTCTCCCTGGCCACTGTTTCTCAGCACGATGATTTTCCGGAGGACCGCCGAGTACAATACCGCACGCGTTTCAAGCCGCCAATCAACTCAGCGTCACATGTATGTTTCGGCCAGATTGGAACGGGAACGCCATGATGTGGCGCAATTGGTTGATCCAGCGGTCCTCAAGGGTTGCCTGCAAGGTCAAGCCTATTCAAGGTCAAGCCATCGCAATCTTTGGGTGGGGTATTCTGGCGAGGCAATTCATGGCTGTCCAAGTACTAGACCCCGTTTTGAGCAAAAGATTCAAACTTGAGGTTGCGCCCGGTTTCGAGGCGCGGCTTTCGGGCACAGCTCCAATTAGATTCACCCGATTGACCACCTGGGATTTCGAAAAGGGTCGCTCAACGCAACCGCCGCCTGAGAACGCGTTTTCCTTTATGGTTCCCCTTATTGACGTCGGTTTTACCGATCTCAGGCTGGGCAGCAAGTCGGTCGTTCTCCCGCGCCGGCAGGAAGCGGGCCAGCCCTTTCTCTTCGATCTTAGCTCGCGGCCGTCTATCGGCATCGACTCCAGCTTCGACTTGCTTCGGTTTTACATCTCGCAGGCGACGATCGACGAGCTCGCGTATGAGAAGGGACTGAAACGGGTTGGTGGTCTTGCTCAACCGTCCTTCGGTGAAAAGGATCCAATTGTCTTCCGAATGGCCCAGATTCTGGCCATCGCACTTGAGTCGCCGAATTCAGTCAGCGACTCGTTCGTTGAGTATATGGCACTCGCATTTCACGAGCATATAATCCACCAATATGGCGGATCGTCCGTATCGACTCGGCCCAGCGACGCCCGCTTGGCCCCTTGGCAGATCCGTCGGGTGACCGACTATGTCGAAACGAATCTTGAAAGCAATCCGTCAATTTCGGATTTGGCTAACATGTGCGAACTGTCTCCCAGCTATTTTGCCTTGGCCTTTCGGCAGATGATGGGCATGGCGCCGCACCAGTGGCTCATGCGCCGCCGGGTTGAACGGGCAAAGGCGATGTTAAAAACCACGAACGCCGGCCTTGCGATCGTGTCGACTTCCTGCGGCTTCTTTGATCAAAGCCATTTTTCGCGGGTGTTCAGCCGTTTCGAGGGATATTCTCCGCGCGAATGGCGCCGCCTGAACAAAGAATAGCGCGCTCCGCAGGGGCCACGCGCTCCGCTTGGTAACTGTCTATCGTGCCCGTCCTGTCCTAGGACGTAGTGACGATTTAACGGGTTGGGATTCCCAAGGAAGCGCAAATCAGATTCAACGCTGATTTTTGGAGGTCAGCGATGGACTGCGATGCGCTTCGAGACGATCAGTGGGAACGGATCAGGGGCTTTGTGCCTGGCGGTACGAAGGGCAAGCGCGGCCCGCGCACCGACAACCGGAAGTTCCTCGATGCCCTGCTGTGGATGGCCCGCTCGGGTGGGCGCTGGCGTGATCTACCCGAGCGGCTCGGCGACTATCGATCCGTGAAGCGGCGCTACTATCGCTGGATCGAAATGGGCGTTCTCGACGAGATGCTTATGGTTCTTGCGCGCGAAGCCGATCTGGAATGGCTGATGATCGACTCGACCATTGTGCGCGCTCATCAGCACGCCGCCGGTGCGCGCCGGTCAAAAGGGGGCCGGATGCCCAAGGTCTGGGCCGGTCTCGCGGCGGCCTGAGCACCAAAATCCATGCGGCAGGCGATGCTCTTGGGTTGCCGGTTCGCCTGATCGCAAGCCCAGGACAGCGTAATGACATCGCCTTCGCGCATGATCTCGTCGACGGCTTCGAGACCGGCG
Coding sequences within:
- a CDS encoding conjugal transfer protein TraD, which codes for MRKPRDFDAELKALEDKARELKTRKVQQLGELLIATGADQLGTDELAGALVAIAETKDPAKREAWAKRGAMFFESGSRRTASGSPRNPRSAPAQPDGTQWPASSTGSA
- a CDS encoding conjugal transfer protein TraD — its product is MRTWQVERRKRTRHLIELGGLVVKAGIVELTNDDRAVTYGAMLWIAAKLQGNEGSHARDLWIAKGKLAFDTERQEEQKGRRT
- a CDS encoding helix-turn-helix transcriptional regulator; translated protein: MNKGTTSIFDLRRCRYTTEISPFRFVHFKFPRPFLNSIAEQEGRDALDHIDLGDALRIEDPIFAALGDLMETVFLHTERATSFLIDDVSIAAVCHVVDRYCSTGRRHRRKSECLSAVQMRRASEILDENLPGTIPLSKVASECNLPPASFRKAFKESFGALPSAWLERRRIDRAMKLLQDDALDSRAIAMMAGFRSCPEMKRVFAKHLGQQPGWFRPSAFSRHRADDAAPQQAKAAAAHRNRLN
- a CDS encoding AraC family transcriptional regulator, yielding MAHDGSAGGYYGPDVVGATQAITVPFVRSGAPGGGTAAVSLLRTTKPLAGDPKCLPQEAALVLTLALTPFKRDMTVFDRDRLRSHTVQAGHFSFCDLEDNLALHLRSSCEAVLFYISKASLEATAAELSHRSIDIQLRSGDIVHDPILAKMLSTFCPAFQAQDQVSPLFIDHLTHAVAAHFTHYYGGSALPPCHTGGGLTAWQEKRVIELLEESLDGAISLQMLANECTMSVRHFTRAFGNSFSMPPHRYILVKRVERAKALLAGSDIHLDDIAARSGFSNPSHLNRVFRQFVGTTPGNWRRGNTG
- a CDS encoding alpha/beta fold hydrolase, translated to MSDEQYTLATTAPTQFVEIGTQRYAFRRFGSGDAVPLLCLQHFTGTLDNWDPIVTSALARHREVILFDNAGIGRSSGEVPKTVSAMGDHVLVFLDSLELKAVDILGYSLGGMVAMDMVKKRPSLARKLVLVGTAPRGGEDIMHLDKPSLAVHFADPTLKGYDILKKIFFTSSEKSQGAATAFVQRLLLRQFDREPISGPHVATAQVAAFREWETFTGERFADLRSIKQPTLVVNGVKDDMISVKNSYYLVENLPNAMLLVFPDAGHGSLFQYPSYFSKHVQEFLRNGDTTGIF
- a CDS encoding AraC family transcriptional regulator yields the protein MLRNSGQGEWLRQRFPSAVTGVISATPVEGAPPVAISFLKTDRPLTLGDADPEAAYSLHINRAMIAGLNIRRTRAVESHWLPLHSCSINDLSNLTMMTMSPRFDMIRVYMPVAALEQAARDTTREKQIRLVPPGYGFHDQILANLGATIDTLFRMPEAPPQLLIDHLALCIQVHLLSRYSEDPPAFSAASGGLAGWQLRRVQDILMSRLDEDITLAELASACGLSNRHFSRAFRESKGLAPFQWLAAKRLEIAREMIIHTSLPFNEIARACGYADQSHLARTFKRRFGTTPSDERRRSGGTFAGFVPRSIKD
- a CDS encoding helix-turn-helix domain-containing protein, with the protein product MMWRNWLIQRSSRVACKVKPIQGQAIAIFGWGILARQFMAVQVLDPVLSKRFKLEVAPGFEARLSGTAPIRFTRLTTWDFEKGRSTQPPPENAFSFMVPLIDVGFTDLRLGSKSVVLPRRQEAGQPFLFDLSSRPSIGIDSSFDLLRFYISQATIDELAYEKGLKRVGGLAQPSFGEKDPIVFRMAQILAIALESPNSVSDSFVEYMALAFHEHIIHQYGGSSVSTRPSDARLAPWQIRRVTDYVETNLESNPSISDLANMCELSPSYFALAFRQMMGMAPHQWLMRRRVERAKAMLKTTNAGLAIVSTSCGFFDQSHFSRVFSRFEGYSPREWRRLNKE
- a CDS encoding IS5 family transposase (programmed frameshift) codes for the protein MDCDALRDDQWERIRGFVPGGTKGKRGPRTDNRKFLDALLWMARSGGRWRDLPERLGDYRSVKRRYYRWIEMGVLDEMLMVLAREADLEWLMIDSTIVRAHQHAAGARRSKGGPDAQGLGRSRGGLSTKIHAAGDALGLPVRLIASPGQRNDIAFAHDLVDGFETGVAIADKGYDADHLLEKIAEIGADVVIPPKRNRKHQRPYDADLYKERNIIERFFNKLKQFRLVATRYDKLLANFMGFVKLAAIAIWLR